TGAGTGTTTCGGCCTACGACACAGCGTTGGTCGCCCTTGTCAAGAACCTTGACGGAGGTGATGGACCACAATTCCCCTCATGCATCGACTGGATTGTTCGAAATCAACTTCTAGATGGTTCGTGGGGTGATCCCGCATTCTTTATGGTCCAAGATCGGATGATCAGCACCCTCGCTTGTGTGGTGGCAGTGAAGTCTTGGAACATTGACAGCAACAACTTATGTGACAGAGGTAAATGCATCGATCGATCACTAGATTCTTTTTTTATAAACAATTGACCTTTTTTATTCCAAATGAAGGATCAAGTGACTAATATAGAGAGGATCATTTCTATTGTAGGTGTGTTATTTATCAAGGAAAATATGAGTAGGCTGGTAGAAGAGGAACAGGACTGGATGCCATGCGGCTTTGAGATTAACTTCCCAGCACTCCTAGAGAAGGCCAAGGACCTGGATTTGGACATCCCTTACAATCACCCTGTTTTGGAAGAGATATTTGCTAAGAGGGATTTAAAGCTCTCTAAGTATGCATGCTACACACCATACATACGACATTGATTTATACATTGAATAGTCTATGCGGAATTAATTAAGCAATAATTATTCTGACTCTCAAATTGTAGGATACCTCTAGATGTGCTACACACCATACCAACCACCTTACTTTTCAGCCTAGAGGGAATGGTAGATTTACCATTGGATTGGGAAAAGCTACTCAGGTTGAGATGTCCAGACGGCTCTTTCCATTCCTCGCCGGCTGCCACAGCTGCTGCCCTCAGTCACACCGGCAACAAGGAATGCCTTGCGTTCCTAGACAAGCTCGTCAAAAAGTTCAAGGGGGGAGGTAATTAAAGTCACTGCTTCTACTTGTTGTACAACCAACACGAATGAAAACTTAATTAGGACCGTACGAGTTCGTTGAACTGGTCAATGCTAACATTGCCATTCTCTTAATTTTTTTTCCAGTGCCATGTAGCCACTCTATGGATACTTTCGAGCAGGTATGGGTGGTCGATCGGCTTATGCGTCTGGGGATATCAAGGCACTTCACAACTGAAATTCAACACTGCTTAGAGTTTATTTACAGGTAACATAAACAACTTCCATATTATTGGAAACCATGTTCTTATTACCAAATCTGAATATAAATTATATTCTTAAATAAGCAGGCGCTGGACATGGAAGGGA
The Triticum aestivum cultivar Chinese Spring unplaced genomic scaffold, IWGSC CS RefSeq v2.1 scaffold180889, whole genome shotgun sequence genome window above contains:
- the LOC123177882 gene encoding syn-copalyl diphosphate synthase, chloroplastic-like, translating into MRQMIDAIRTALRSLGNDETSMSVSAYDTALVALVKNLDGGDGPQFPSCIDWIVRNQLLDGSWGDPAFFMVQDRMISTLACVVAVKSWNIDSNNLCDRGVLFIKENMSRLVEEEQDWMPCGFEINFPALLEKAKDLDLDIPYNHPVLEEIFAKRDLKLSKIPLDVLHTIPTTLLFSLEGMVDLPLDWEKLLRLRCPDGSFHSSPAATAAALSHTGNKECLAFLDKLVKKFKGGVPCSHSMDTFEQVWVVDRLMRLGISRHFTTEIQHCLEFIYRRWTWKGLAHNAHCPIADIDDTAMGFRILRQHGYDVTP